One region of Zingiber officinale cultivar Zhangliang chromosome 7B, Zo_v1.1, whole genome shotgun sequence genomic DNA includes:
- the LOC122007382 gene encoding B3 domain-containing protein At2g36080-like yields the protein MEKHLHISKVGRSYQVRTTHMPYNCMGLSLDGCEEATGNTSLSTATPSPLSSYLSPTSKPQHHLQAWARESPMNSHHYHHLHRGEQGEDREHMFEKPLTPSDVGKLNRLVIPKQHAEKYFPLNGDSGEKGFLLNFDDIDESGKTWQFRYSYWTSSQSYVLTKGWSRFVKEKKLDAGDVVLFERPRYGGERLYIGCRYRGENESSTLSPSPAATSVTMPAVARPWTAVPQHSSLHAEDPGDGVIVLQSEAVAPANSKRLRLFGVNLDFWPEPEPQPVASTSWFLS from the exons ATGGAGaagcacctgcacattagtaaAGTTGGCAGGAGTTATCAAGTGAGAACAACCCACATGCCATATAATTGCATGGGCCTCTCACTGGATGGCTGTGAAGAGGCCACAGG TAACACAAGCTTGTCAACAGCAACACCATCTCCTCTTTCTTCCTATCTCTCTCCCACGTCAAAGCCACAGCATCATCTTCAAGCTTGGGCTCGCGAGTCCCCCATGAATTCCCACCATTATCATCATCTCCACCGAGGTGAGCAGGGAGAAGACAGGGAGCACATGTTTGAAAAGCCTCTGACTCCGAGTGACGTGGGGAAGCTCAACAGGCTCGTCATACCGAAACAGCACGCCGAGAAGTACTTCCCCTTGAATGGCGACTCTGGCGAGAAAGGCTTTCTGCTGAATTTCGACGATATCGATGAGTCCGGCAAGACCTGGCAGTTTCGGTATTCTTACTGGACCAGTAGCCAGAGCTACGTGCTCACCAAAGGATGGAGCCGCTTTGTTAAGGAGAAGAAATTGGACGCAGGAGATGTCGTCCTGTTTGAGCGTCCGAGGTATGGGGGAGAGCGCCTCTACATTGGGTGCAGGTATCGAGGTGAAAATGAGAGCTCTACACTGTCGCCGTCGCCGGCGGCTACATCCGTGACCATGCCCGCTGTTGCACGGCCGTGGACCGCAGTGCCACAACACTCTTCTCTTCATGCAG AAGATCCAGGTGATGGAGTAATTGTACTACAGAGTGAGGCTGTGGCACCAGCTAACTCCAAGAGATTGAGACTCTTCGGTGTAAATTTGGACTTCTGGCCAGAGCCTGAGCCACAGCCAGTGGCCTCGACTTCTTGGTTCTTAAGCTAA